In Eucalyptus grandis isolate ANBG69807.140 chromosome 4, ASM1654582v1, whole genome shotgun sequence, the following proteins share a genomic window:
- the LOC104441802 gene encoding UDP-galactose/UDP-glucose transporter 2, translated as MKGEDQARSLFGISLSDRPRWQQFLICSAGFFFGYLVNGVCEEYVYNRLQFSYGWYFTFIQGFVYLVLIYFQGFTTKQMVNPWKSYVKLSAVLMGSHGLTKGSLAFLNYPAQIMFKSTKVLPVMVMGAFIPGLRRKYPAHEYISALLLVVGLIMFTLADAQTSPNFSMIGVLMITGALIFDSFLGNLQEAIFTLNPDTTQMEMLFCSTVVGLPFLVPPMILTGELFKAWNSCSQHPYVYGVLIFEAMATFVGQVSVLSLIAIFGAATTAMVTTARKAVTLLLSYLIFTKPMTEQHGTGLLLIAMGIILKMLPENKQPSRGTMANVGSKHEKSPHRGQSRLVDNGEAEEEGRPLV; from the exons ATGAAGGGCGAGGATCAGGCGCGGTCGCTGTTCGGGATTTCGCTCTCCGATCGCCCCAGGTGGCAGCAGTTCCTCATCTGCTCGGCCGGGTTCTTCTTCGGCTACCTCGTCAACGGCGTCTGCGAG GAATACGTGTATAATCGGCTCCAATTCAG CTATGGTTGGTATTTCACCTTCATACAAGGATTCGTGTACCTGGTACTCATATACTTTCAGGGTTTCACCACCAAGCAAATGGTCAACCCATGGAAATCGTATGTGAAGCTCTCTGCTGTGCTCATGGGTTCTCATGGATTGACCAAGGGATCTTTGGCTTTTCTCAATTATCCTGCCCAGATCATGTTCAAATCCACAAAG GTTTTGCCAGTCATGGTGATGGGAGCATTTATCCCTGGCTTGAGGAGAAAGTACCCAGCTCACGAGTATATATCAGCTCTGCTTCTAGTAGTTGGTCTGATTATGTTCACCTTAGCAGATGCTCAGACTTCTCCGAATTTCAGCATGATTGGTGTTTTGATGATCACTGGAGCTTTAATCTTTGATTCATTTCTTGGAAATTTGCAAGAAGCAATATTTACCTTGAATCCTGATACAACGCAG ATGGAGATGTTATTCTGTTCAACGGTAGTCGGCTTGCCTTTCCTTGTTCCACCAATGATCCTTACAGGGGAGTTGTTTAAGGCTTGGAATTCATGTTCTCAG CACCCATACGTGTATGGGGTGTTAATTTTTGAAGCCATGGCCACATTTGTTGGACAAGTCTCTGTTTTATCCCTCATAGCCATCTTCGGGGCCGCAACTACTGCAATG GTAACAACTGCCAGGAAGGCTGTCACTCTCTTGTTGTCGTACTTGATATTCACAAAGCCAATGACGGAGCAACATGGAACGGGGCTTCTGCTCATAGCCATGGGGATCATATTGAAGATGTTGCCAGAAAACAAACAACCTTCCAGGGGTACAATGGCAAATGTTGGTTCTAAGCATGAGAAATCTCCACACCGAGGACAGAGCAGACTTGTTGACAATGgggaagctgaagaagaaggaaggccTTTAGTATGA
- the LOC104441803 gene encoding uncharacterized protein LOC104441803 produces the protein MSRKRLAPSASNPDAADSAFWNKRVMAGSTIDDHRAEPSQQQFTVTPLLDMHRAQSSRQHVRALNTQFASWVQTQLKNHPDELWEDGVHDYLSHASSITEKFSDVVNWLKANRLKGENSSTAGPHTAEKKLISEDKFKMANSSLDKVNANPTSTTLSFSSPWSFGASSSSQASTGLFSSRMQPVPEIKDSKTQPSQEKPVFTPSSNNTSFVSPWSSGIFSSSQTPALSGFQSSTPANADAANDKDGEDELEQPSSPSVKKSEEKGIVVVHEVKCKLYVKSTDPADKDAWKDKGAGQLSIKCKEGVSKGTKESKPTIVVRNDVGKVLLNALIYPGIKTNSQKNSIVAIFHTADDGGSNEKVVARTFLIRTKTQEERNKLATAIQEYAPTS, from the exons ATGAGCAGGAAGCGCCTCGCCCCGTCGGCCTCCAACCCCGACGCCGCCGACTCCGCG TTTTGGAATAAAAGAGTAATGGCTGGATCAACTATCGACGACCATAGGGCTGAACCATCTCAGCAGCAGTTCACAGTGACGCCACTGCTTGATATGCACCGGGCTCAGTCATCTCGACAGCACGTGAGAGCTCTCAATACCCAGTTTGCAAG TTGGGTGCAAACACAGTTGAAGAATCATCCTGATGAGCTTTGGGAAGATGGCGTCCACGACTACTTAAGTCATGCTTCAAGCATAACG GAGAAATTCAGTGATGTTGTCAACTGGCTCAAAGCAAATCGTTTAAAAGGGGAGAATTCGTCTACTGCAGGACCTCATACTGCTGAAAAGAAACTGATATCTGAAGATAAATTCAAAATGGCAAATTCATCTTTGGACAAGGTGAATGCCAATCCAACAAGTACAACTTTAAGCTTTTCTAGTCCATGGAGCTTTGGAGCATCTTCTAGTAGTCAAGCCAGTACTGGATTGTTCAGCTCCAGAATGCAGCCAGTACCAGAAATTAAAGATAGTAAGACACAACCATCTCAGGAGAAGCCTGTCTTTACTCCATCCAGTAATAATACGAGTTTTGTGAGCCCATGGAGCTCAGGGATATTCTCCAGCAGCCAGACGCCAGCCTTGTCTG GATTCCAAAGTTCTACTCCTGCAAATGCTGATGCTGCTAATGATAAAGATGGTG AAGATGAGTTGGAGCAGCCTAGCAGCCCATCTGTGAAAAAATCAGAGGAAAAGGGAATCGTGGTTGTCCATGAAGTTAAATGCAAGCTTTATGTAAAG TCCACCGATCCTGCTGATAAGGATGCATGGAAAGATAAAGGTGCAGGGCAGCTTTCCATCAAATGCAAAGAAGGCGTAAgcaagggaacaaaagaatcCAAACCAACAATCGTGGTTCGGAATGAC GTGGGAAAGGTGTTACTTAATGCTTTGATATACCCGGGCATCAAGACAAACTCTCAAAAGAATTCAATTGTTGCAATATTCCATACTGCG GATGATGGAGGCAGCAACGAAAAAGTTGTGGCGCGCACCTTCTTGATCAGGACTAAGACACAAGAGGAACGCAATAAATTGGCGACGGCAATCCAAGAATACGCCCCTACTTCGTGA
- the LOC104441804 gene encoding calcium-dependent protein kinase 26 isoform X2: MEIASSDGGTGFSNSSVQLRKCYKVSSLTETILGSSQVACLKDRYVLEEQLGWGQFGVIRACSDRLTGEVLACKSIAKDRLVRPDDLQSVKLEIEIMNRLSGHPNVVNLKAVYEEEDCVHLLMELCVGGELFHRLEKHGSFSEKEARVLFKQLMQVIEYCHDNGIVHRDLKPENILLVSTSSSSPIKLADFGLATYIRPGQRLHGTVGSPFYIAPEVLVGGYSQAADVWSAGVILYILLSGVPPFWGKTRSKIFEAVRAANLRFPASHWEGISSLAKDLIAGMLQLDPTKRLTAAEVIDHPWMELCEQGVQEPSARGNLGREMLEVGGSSFSTPFIARVQDYSFSYESHAVGANSMEQSPAFTCKSSFSSYLVSDECSTSSIEGFSFTSASKSSPSGPGFPSSVPSMPSFTFFGLGLGLGPAAEQRNDLLECQTNMSITTVSNGGFAKPLILPDSSVLGKHDVEAEQRLETRRAGTGGSRALGKHSKRNHTIGFGEHDQIDFVVAESVIRWASCTHIPTIPSLRLSLVC; this comes from the exons ATGGAAATAGCAAGTAGTGATGGCGGCACCGGCTTTAGTAATTCTTCGGTCCAACTCCGCAAATGTTACAAAGTTAGTAGCCTTACTGAGACGATCTTGGGATCGAGTCAAGTTGCTTGTCTGAAAGACCGGTATGTTCTCGAAGAACAGTTAGGGTGGGGGCAATTCGGCGTTATCAGGGCGTGTTCTGATAGGTTGACTGGTGAGGTTCTGGCTTGCAAATCCATCGCCAAAGATAGATTGGTCAGGCCGGATGACCTGCAAAGCGTGAAGCTGGAGATTGAGATCATGAACAGGTTATCCGGGCACCCGAATGTTGTAAATCTCAAGGCGGTCTATGAGGAGGAAGACTGTGTGCATTTGTTGATGGAATTATGCGTAGGAGGGGAGCTTTTTCATCGGCTTGAGAAACACGGGAGCTTCTCCGAGAAGGAGGCTCGTGTTCTTTTTAAGCAGTTGATGCAAGTGATTGAGTATTGTCATGATAATGGCATCGTCCATAGAGATCTGAAGCCAGAGAACATCCTATTGGTTTCAACATCCTCATCTTCTCCTATTAAATTAGCAGATTTTGGCCTTGCAACCTATATTCGGCCGG GGCAGAGATTGCATGGCACTGTTGGTAGTCCATTTTACATAGCTCCAGAGGTGCTTGTGGGAGGTTATAGTCAGGCTGCTGATGTGTGGAGCGCTGGTGTTATCTTGTACATATTACTTAGTGGTGTGCCCCCATTCTGGGGAAAGACTAGGTCAAAAATATTCGAGGCTGTTAGAGCAGCAAATTTGCGGTTTCCTGCCAGTCATTGGGAAGGCATATCTTCGTTGGCAAAGGATTTGATTGCCGGAATGCTTCAATTAGATCCGACCAAGAGACTCACAGCAGCAGAGGTTATAG ATCATCCCTGGATGGAACTCTGTGAACAAGGCGTTCAAGAACCGAGCGCACGAGGGAATCTGGGTCGGGAAATGCTGGAAGTGGGTGGAAGTTCTTTTTCTACACCATTTATCGCTAGAGTTCAGGATTATAGCTTCAGCTATGAATCACATGCCGTTGGTGCAAATTCCATGGAGCAATCACCTGCATTCACGTGCAAGTCATCTTTCTCTTCTTACCTAGTCAGTGATGAATGTTCCACATCTTCAATTGAGGGGTTTTCTTTCACTAGTGCCTCTAAATCAAGTCCTTCAGGCCCAGGGTTCCCTTCAAGTGTTCCATCAATGCCAAGTTTTACTTTCTTTGGGCTCGGTCTCGGTCTCGGTCCTGCTGCTGAACAACGGAATGATCTGTTGGAATGTCAAACCAACATGTCAATTACTACCGTGAGCAATGGAG GCTTTGCCAAACCATTAATACTGCCGGATTCTTCCGTTTTGGGTAAACATGATGTAGAAGCGGAGCAGAGGTTGGAAACTCGGAGAGCTGGGACTGGTGGATCCAGGGCACTAGGAAAACACAGTAAAAGGAATCACACAATAGGGTTTGGCGAGcatgatcaaattgattttgtggTGGCTGAATCAGTCATTCGCTGGGCATCTTGCACGCACATTCCAACTATTCCCTCTCTTAGATTATCGCTCGTTTGCTAG
- the LOC104441804 gene encoding calcium-dependent protein kinase 26 isoform X1 — protein sequence MEIASSDGGTGFSNSSVQLRKCYKVSSLTETILGSSQVACLKDRYVLEEQLGWGQFGVIRACSDRLTGEVLACKSIAKDRLVRPDDLQSVKLEIEIMNRLSGHPNVVNLKAVYEEEDCVHLLMELCVGGELFHRLEKHGSFSEKEARVLFKQLMQVIEYCHDNGIVHRDLKPENILLVSTSSSSPIKLADFGLATYIRPGQRLHGTVGSPFYIAPEVLVGGYSQAADVWSAGVILYILLSGVPPFWGKTRSKIFEAVRAANLRFPASHWEGISSLAKDLIAGMLQLDPTKRLTAAEVIDHPWMELCEQGVQEPSARGNLGREMLEVGGSSFSTPFIARVQDYSFSYESHAVGANSMEQSPAFTCKSSFSSYLVSDECSTSSIEGFSFTSASKSSPSGPGFPSSVPSMPSFTFFGLGLGLGPAAEQRNDLLECQTNMSITTVSNGESGFAKPLILPDSSVLGKHDVEAEQRLETRRAGTGGSRALGKHSKRNHTIGFGEHDQIDFVVAESVIRWASCTHIPTIPSLRLSLVC from the exons ATGGAAATAGCAAGTAGTGATGGCGGCACCGGCTTTAGTAATTCTTCGGTCCAACTCCGCAAATGTTACAAAGTTAGTAGCCTTACTGAGACGATCTTGGGATCGAGTCAAGTTGCTTGTCTGAAAGACCGGTATGTTCTCGAAGAACAGTTAGGGTGGGGGCAATTCGGCGTTATCAGGGCGTGTTCTGATAGGTTGACTGGTGAGGTTCTGGCTTGCAAATCCATCGCCAAAGATAGATTGGTCAGGCCGGATGACCTGCAAAGCGTGAAGCTGGAGATTGAGATCATGAACAGGTTATCCGGGCACCCGAATGTTGTAAATCTCAAGGCGGTCTATGAGGAGGAAGACTGTGTGCATTTGTTGATGGAATTATGCGTAGGAGGGGAGCTTTTTCATCGGCTTGAGAAACACGGGAGCTTCTCCGAGAAGGAGGCTCGTGTTCTTTTTAAGCAGTTGATGCAAGTGATTGAGTATTGTCATGATAATGGCATCGTCCATAGAGATCTGAAGCCAGAGAACATCCTATTGGTTTCAACATCCTCATCTTCTCCTATTAAATTAGCAGATTTTGGCCTTGCAACCTATATTCGGCCGG GGCAGAGATTGCATGGCACTGTTGGTAGTCCATTTTACATAGCTCCAGAGGTGCTTGTGGGAGGTTATAGTCAGGCTGCTGATGTGTGGAGCGCTGGTGTTATCTTGTACATATTACTTAGTGGTGTGCCCCCATTCTGGGGAAAGACTAGGTCAAAAATATTCGAGGCTGTTAGAGCAGCAAATTTGCGGTTTCCTGCCAGTCATTGGGAAGGCATATCTTCGTTGGCAAAGGATTTGATTGCCGGAATGCTTCAATTAGATCCGACCAAGAGACTCACAGCAGCAGAGGTTATAG ATCATCCCTGGATGGAACTCTGTGAACAAGGCGTTCAAGAACCGAGCGCACGAGGGAATCTGGGTCGGGAAATGCTGGAAGTGGGTGGAAGTTCTTTTTCTACACCATTTATCGCTAGAGTTCAGGATTATAGCTTCAGCTATGAATCACATGCCGTTGGTGCAAATTCCATGGAGCAATCACCTGCATTCACGTGCAAGTCATCTTTCTCTTCTTACCTAGTCAGTGATGAATGTTCCACATCTTCAATTGAGGGGTTTTCTTTCACTAGTGCCTCTAAATCAAGTCCTTCAGGCCCAGGGTTCCCTTCAAGTGTTCCATCAATGCCAAGTTTTACTTTCTTTGGGCTCGGTCTCGGTCTCGGTCCTGCTGCTGAACAACGGAATGATCTGTTGGAATGTCAAACCAACATGTCAATTACTACCGTGAGCAATGGAG AATCAGGCTTTGCCAAACCATTAATACTGCCGGATTCTTCCGTTTTGGGTAAACATGATGTAGAAGCGGAGCAGAGGTTGGAAACTCGGAGAGCTGGGACTGGTGGATCCAGGGCACTAGGAAAACACAGTAAAAGGAATCACACAATAGGGTTTGGCGAGcatgatcaaattgattttgtggTGGCTGAATCAGTCATTCGCTGGGCATCTTGCACGCACATTCCAACTATTCCCTCTCTTAGATTATCGCTCGTTTGCTAG